The segment AATGAATTAACACAAGGCGATCCAACTGACTATGCAAACTATATGGCAACCGTGATTGATCAAAGTGCATATAATAAAATTATGGGTTATATCGAGATTGGCAAGCAGGAGGGCAAGCTATTAACAGGTGGAGAAGGAAACGATTCAATCGGTTACTTTATTCAACCTACTGTATTTGCTGACCTTTCTCCAGACTCAAGAATTATGAAGGAAGAAATTTTTGGCCCAGTTGTTGGCTTCACAAAGGCAAAAGATTTTAATCATGCTATTGAAATTGCCAACAACACAGAATATGGCTTAACAGGTGCAGTTATTACGAATAACCGCGAGCATATCGAAAAGGCTCGTGAAGACTTCCATGTTGGAAATCTTTACTTTAACCGTGGCTGTACAGGGGCTATCGTTGGGTATTAACCATTTGGTGGGTTCAATATGTCAGGCACAGACTCTAAAGCTGGTGGTCCAGACTATTTACTACTGCATATGCAAGCAAAAACATCCTCAGAGATGTTTTAATCATAAAAGCCAACCAATTGTCAGCACTTATATTAGCAATTGGTTGGTTTATTTTGAATACAATTATTAAAAGCTTGCAATAAGGAGAATGAAGGATTATTATATTAAATAGTAATCATTAAATTACAAATTACTTAAAGTTGCTTTTATAAAGGAGTTTACAAAATGTCAAAATTCCATAGTGAAGAAGATATACTTGCTCACTACGATTCTTCTAAATATCAAACACCCGATGGCTATACAGCAGATATTGCAATTTTTACAATTGTTTCAGAGAAAAAAGAGGAAAAAGCGCCGCCAAATATGACGCTAAAAATTATGCTCATCAAGCGTGCAGCAAAGGATGCGGAAGGCAATCCAAATATTGAAGGCGGCAAATGGGCACTGCCTGGAGGCTTTGTAGACGCTAATCACAAAGAAACAGCCTATATTGCTGCGAAAAGAGAGCTAAAAGAAGAAACAAACGTAGAGGGGTTGCATTTACAACATTTTGGCGTTTACGATAAGGTTGATCGTGACCCTCGTGGATGGATGATATCGAATGCCTTTTATGCAATTGTGCCAGAAATGTTTATTGAACAACGACAGGCGAATGATGATGCTGCTGAGGTGGAGCTATTCGATATTGAGGAGGTATTTACGCTCCAGCTTGCTTTTGATCACCGCCAAATTATTGCCGATGCATTGGCATTTATTAAAAGGGATATGATTCAAACAACTGTTGCGAAAAACTTTTTACCACAAGAGTTTACGTTATCTGAATTACAGCGTGTGCTGTTAACAGTGGATGAAGACCCACGAATTGCCAATGACTCTGTATTTTTTGCAAAGGCTCCTAAATTACCTTTTATTGATAAGGTATTGGATAGGGAAGGGAAGCCAAAGAAAACAAAGCGAAATTCATTTAGACCGTCACAATTGTATACATTTAATGACCGTGAGATTGTGGAATCAATTTATCATTAGGAAAGAGCCGTCTTTCCTGATTATTTTAAACTTTGTAATTTGTAATTTATATATTACTAATTAATAAAATGGAGTGATGAAATAATGACAAAGCGTGCATTGATTAATATTGATTATACAGTGGATTTTGTTGCAGCAGACGGAGCTTTAACATGCGGAGAGCCTGGGCAGCTACTAGAGCAAGCAAATATAGCATTAACAAAGGAATTTATTACGAATGGTGAGTTTACAGTATTCGCAATAGATGTCCATGAAAAAGGCGATCAATATCATCCAGAAACAAAGCTATTTCCACCGCATAATATTCGGAATACAAAAGGTAGAGAGCTATATGGTGGCTTACAAGCACTGTATGAGGCAAATCAAGAGCAGGAGCATGTCTACTACCTCGATAAAACGCGGTATTCTGCTTTTGCAGGAACAGACTTAGAATTAAAATTGCGTGAGCGAGGCATTACAGAGCTGCATTTAATTGGCGTTTGTACAGATATTTGTGTCCTTCATACAGCGGTAGATGCTTATAATAAAGGATTTACAATTGTTATTCATAAAAATGCGGTTGCATCTTTTAACCAAGCAGGACATGAATGGGCATTAGGTCATTTTGAACATACACTAGGTGCGACAATTATTGAATAGATAAATGGAGGGAAGGACATGACATATACAGATGATAGCTTTATGCTACACACTGATTTATATCAAATAAATATGGCTCAAGCCTATTGGCAGGATGGTATTCATCAACGTAAGGCTATTTTTGAGCTATATTTTAGAAAGCTGCCATTTGGCAATGGATATGCCATCTTTGCAGGTTTAAAAAAAGTAGTAGAGTTTATGAAAAACTTTGGCTTCTCTGCTAGTGATATTCAATATTTGCGTGAACAAGGGGGCTATCCAGAGGAATTTCTACAGTATTTACAGGAGATGAAGTTTACAGGCACAATTGTAGGCATGAAGGAAGGGGAGCTTGTCTTTGCAAATGAGCCGATTTTACGAATTGAGGCACCGTTAGCACAGGCACAACTAATTGAAACGCCATTATTAAATATTGTGAATTACCAAACATTAATTGCTACAAAGGCTTCACGTATTAAACAAGTAGTGGGTGAGGATATTGTTATGGAGTTTGGTACTCGACGTGCCCATGAGTTTGATGCAGCGCTTTGGGGAACACGTGCAGCTTATATTGGTGGCTTTTCTGCTACAAGTAATGTACG is part of the Lysinibacillus sp. FSL K6-0232 genome and harbors:
- a CDS encoding NUDIX hydrolase, which translates into the protein MSKFHSEEDILAHYDSSKYQTPDGYTADIAIFTIVSEKKEEKAPPNMTLKIMLIKRAAKDAEGNPNIEGGKWALPGGFVDANHKETAYIAAKRELKEETNVEGLHLQHFGVYDKVDRDPRGWMISNAFYAIVPEMFIEQRQANDDAAEVELFDIEEVFTLQLAFDHRQIIADALAFIKRDMIQTTVAKNFLPQEFTLSELQRVLLTVDEDPRIANDSVFFAKAPKLPFIDKVLDREGKPKKTKRNSFRPSQLYTFNDREIVESIYH
- a CDS encoding cysteine hydrolase family protein, producing MTKRALINIDYTVDFVAADGALTCGEPGQLLEQANIALTKEFITNGEFTVFAIDVHEKGDQYHPETKLFPPHNIRNTKGRELYGGLQALYEANQEQEHVYYLDKTRYSAFAGTDLELKLRERGITELHLIGVCTDICVLHTAVDAYNKGFTIVIHKNAVASFNQAGHEWALGHFEHTLGATIIE